Part of the Geobacter pickeringii genome, GTGGTAGCGGGTCGCCTGGAAGGGGTTAGGGAGCCCGGCGAAGAGCCCCGCGCCGTCGTGGTGGATGGCGGAGGTCTTGCCGTGCATCAGGTAGTCGCTCCGGACCACCATACCGCCGAAGGCGGCGCCGATGGACTGGTGGCCGAGGCAGACCCCGAGGATCGGAATCTCCCCGGCGAAGCGCGTGATGGCGGGGAGCGATATCCCCGCCTCGCTGGGGGAGCAGGGGCCGGGAGAGATTACGAGCCGCGCCGGGCGGAGGCGCTCGATCTCATCCAGGGTGATCCGGTCGTTGCGAAAGACCCGGACATCCTCCCCCAACTGGCCGAAATACTGGACCAGGTTATAGGTAAACGAATCGTAATTGTCGATCATCAACAGCATCAGTCGAGCCCTCTCTCCACCGCCTCTATCGCCTTCACCACCGCCATCGCCTTGTTGACGGTCTCCTGGTACTCCGCGGCGGGATCGGAATCGGCCACGATCCCCGCCCCGGCCTGGAGGTGCACCCTGCCGTCGCGGATGACGACGGTGCGGATGGCGATGGCGAGATCCATGTTGCCGGAG contains:
- a CDS encoding anthranilate synthase component II translates to MLLMIDNYDSFTYNLVQYFGQLGEDVRVFRNDRITLDEIERLRPARLVISPGPCSPSEAGISLPAITRFAGEIPILGVCLGHQSIGAAFGGMVVRSDYLMHGKTSAIHHDGAGLFAGLPNPFQATRYHSLVVERASLPDCLAVTAWVEEGEIMGLAHRELPVWGVQFHPESILTEGGMDILRNFLEMSKGS